DNA from Planctomycetota bacterium:
CACATACTCCCTGGCGTTCAGGAAGAACTTGAGACCGTCGGGCTGGATCTCCAAACCTCTCCTCGTCCACCGCGGATGGTTCACCGCGTCCTGGAAGCGTTCCGGATGGGGCATCAGGCCCAGCACCCGTCCCGTCGGGTCGCACATCCCGGCCACGTGGCCGGCCGAACCGTTGGGGTTCCAGGGATATCCGGCCTCGCGCCCCTCCGGATCGACGTACCGGAGGACCAGCTGACCGGCCCGGTCCCAGCGGTCCAGGAGCGCCGAATCCCGCGGGAGGAACTTCCCCTCGCCATGGGCGACGGGCAGCTCCAGGATTTCTTCCGCTTTAAGGAATTCGGACTTTACGGACGAAACCTTGAGGAAAATCCAGCGGTCCTCGAACTTCCCGGAATCGTTGTTCGCCAGCGTGAGCTGCGAAGAGGAACCGTCGTCGAACGGGTCGGGGAGCAGGCCCGCTTTGACCAGCACCTGGAATCCGTTGCAGACTCCCAGGACCAGCTTCCCGTCCCGGATGAAAGACCGGAACTCCGGCATCAGCTTCGTTTTGAGTTCATTGGCCAGCACCTTTCCCGCGCCGAGGTCGTCCCCATAGGAGAACCCCCCCGGCACGAAGAGGAAATGATAGTCCTTGAGCCGCTCGGGCCGAGCGAAAAGGCGATTGACGTGGACGACGTCCACCTGAAAGCCGACCTTCTCGCAGGCGGCCCTGGATTCCTGGTCGCAGTTGGTGCCCGCGGCGCGCAGAAGAA
Protein-coding regions in this window:
- the purQ gene encoding phosphoribosylformylglycinamidine synthase I, with protein sequence MTTPKAILLRAAGTNCDQESRAACEKVGFQVDVVHVNRLFARPERLKDYHFLFVPGGFSYGDDLGAGKVLANELKTKLMPEFRSFIRDGKLVLGVCNGFQVLVKAGLLPDPFDDGSSSQLTLANNDSGKFEDRWIFLKVSSVKSEFLKAEEILELPVAHGEGKFLPRDSALLDRWDRAGQLVLRYVDPEGREAGYPWNPNGSAGHVAGMCDPTGRVLGLMPHPERFQDAVNHPRWTRRGLEIQPDGLKFFLNAREYVKRNLL